One window of the Trifolium pratense cultivar HEN17-A07 linkage group LG2, ARS_RC_1.1, whole genome shotgun sequence genome contains the following:
- the LOC123908442 gene encoding anthocyanidin 3-O-glucosyltransferase 7-like → MTISSSEKKHVAVYVFPFGSHPVPLLNLVLKLAQASPNTLFSFIGTQQSNKPIFSKPNIPNNIKPFNIGDGVPEGHVLGFNPVEKLNFFLQAGHQNLQKGIDLAVADTKERVTCIIADAFVVPSLLVAQQLNVPWILVWPPLSCSLSAHFYTDIIRQSCAENNAKDRYLDFLPGLSKMRVEDLPDDVTNGGDDETLFSKTLASLGQVLPQAKAVVLNFFEELDPPLFVEDMRSKLQNFLYVGFLTLSIPLPPLPPSESDETGCLSWLDKQKGKSVIYVSFGTVVTPPPHELVALAEALEESGFPFLWSLKDHLKGLLPEGFLDRTSNFGKIVPWAPQAQVLGHDSVGVFVTHCGCNSVFESISNGVPMICRPFFGDHGMTGRMVEDIWEIGVKIEGGVFTKNGLVKSLNLILVNEEGKKMREKAQTVKRTVIDAAGPHGKAAQDLKTLVEIISSS, encoded by the coding sequence ATGACAATCTCATCATCAGAGAAAAAACATGTTGCAGTTTATGTTTTTCCCTTTGGAAGCCACCCTGTTCCTCTCTTAAACCTTGTCCTCAAACTAGCACAAGCTTCACCAAACACACTATTCTCATTCATTGGCACTCAACAATCTAATAAACCTATTTTCTCAAAACCAAACATCCCAAATAACATCAAACCTTTTAATATTGGTGATGGAGTTCCTGAGGGTCATGTACTTGGTTTCAACCCAGTTGAAAAACTCAACTTTTTTCTACAAGCTGGTCATCAAAATCTACAGAAGGGAATAGATTTGGCTGTTGCAGATACAAAAGAGAGAGTTACATGCATCATTGCTGATGCTTTTGTTGTTCCTTCTCTCCTTGTAGCTCAACAACTTAATGTTCCATGGATTCTTGTTTGGCCTCCTTTGTCATGCTCCCTCTCTGCACATTTTTACACTGATATTATACGCCAAAGTTGTGCTGAAAACAATGCAAAAGATAGATATTTGGATTTTCTTCCAGGTTTGTCTAAGATGAGAGTTGAAGATTTGCCTGATGATGTTACCAATGGCGGTGACGACGAAACACTGTTCTCAAAGACACTTGCTTCATTGGGTCAAGTGTTACCTCAAGCTAAAGCAGTGGTTTTGAATTTCTTTGAGGAATTAGATCCACCTTTGTTTGTTGAGGATATGAGATCAAAGTTGCAGAATTTTCTTTATGTTGGTTTTCTCACTCTTTCAATTCCTCTACCACCTTTGCCACCATCTGAAAGTGATGAAACTGGTTGTTTATCATGGTTGGACAAACAGAAGGGTAAATCAGTAATTTATGTTAGCTTTGGAACTGTGGTGACACCACCTCCGCATGAGCTTGTGGCATTAGCAGAAGCATTGGAAGAAAGTGGATTTCCATTTCTTTGGTCTCTTAAGGATCATTTGAAGGGACTTTTACCAGAAGGGTTTCTTGACAGGACTagtaattttggaaaaattgtGCCTTGGGCACCTCAAGCTCAAGTTTTAGGACATGATTCTGTTGGAGTGTTTGTGACTCACTGTGGATGTAACTCAGTTTTTGAGAGTATTTCCAATGGGGTACCTATGATCTGTAGGCCATTCTTTGGAGATCATGGGATGACTGGTAGAATGGTGGAAGATATTTGGGAGATTGGTGTGAAAATTGAAGGTGGAGTGTTCACCAAAAATGGATTAGTGAAGAGTTTGAACCTTATTCTTGTGAATGAAGAGGggaagaaaatgagagaaaaagcTCAGACAGTGAAGAGGACTGTGATAGATGCAGCTGGACCACATGGTAAAGCAGCACAAGATTTGAAGACCTTGGTGGAAATAATTTCTAGCTCTTAA